From one Triticum urartu cultivar G1812 chromosome 3, Tu2.1, whole genome shotgun sequence genomic stretch:
- the LOC125544021 gene encoding vacuolar cation/proton exchanger 1a-like, whose protein sequence is MDSQSAVTMEAGAPTRKESGRLPSRHGGHAHGHSGLARTAHGMSSSSLRKKSDATLVRKVPVASLRPVLANLQEVLLGTKLAVLFIAVPLAVAAQCFRFGQVWVFALSLIGLIPLAERVSFLTEQIALYTGPTIGGLLNATCGNATELIIAVFALVQGKIEVVKCSLLGSVLSNLLLVLGTSLFCGGIKNLGADQPYDRKQADVSTGLLTLGVLCQSLPLLLRYAVSSGEHAVATDTTVLELSRACSFIMLLAYVAYLFFQLKTHRQLFEPQEIEGGDDDEEEAVLGFGSALFWLILMTIIIAVLSEYVVGTIEPTSQSWGLSVSFISIILLPIVGNAAEHAGAVIFALKNKLDITLGVALGSATQISMFVVPLSVLVAWIMGIQMDLDFKLLETGSLFISVLVTAFTLQDGTSHYLKGVLLLLCYIVIGACFFVTRQPAHHANGNGTLLDVPTGPMIVQVA, encoded by the exons ATGGATAGCCAGTCCGCGGTGACGATGGAGGCCGGCGCGCCCACGAGGAAGGAGTCCGGGCGGCTTCCCTCGCGGCACGGCGGCCACGCGCACGGCCACAGCGGCCTCGCCCGGACGGCGCACGGCATGTCTTCCTCGTCGCTGCGGAAGAAGTCGGACGCCACGCTGGTGCGCAAGGTCCCCGTGGCCTCGCTGCGCCCCGTGCTCGCCAATCTCCAGGAGGTCCTCCTCGGCACCAAGCTCGCCGTCCTCTTCATCGCGGTGCCGCTCGCCGTCGCCGCGCAGTGTTTCCGCTTCGGCCAG GTATGGGTGTTCGCGCTTAGTCTAATCGGCCTCATTCCTCTGGCTGAGCGGGTCAGCTTCCTCACAGA GCAGATTGCGCTCTACACTGGCCCCACTA TTGGCGGGCTCCTGAACGCGACGTGCGGCAACGCAACGGAGCTCATCATCGCCGTGTTCGCGCTGGTGCAAGGGAAGATCGAGGTGGTGAAATGCTCGCTGCTCGGCTCCGTGCTCTCCAACCTGCTTCTCGTCCTTGGCACCTCGCTCTTCTGTGGCGGCATCAAAAACCTCGGGGCCGACCAGCCCTACGACCGG AAACAAGCGGACGTGAGCACGGGTCTGCTCACCCTGGGCGTGCTGTGCCAGTCTCTGCCGCTGCTGCTGCGTTACGCCGTCAGCTCCGGGGAGCATGCTGTCGCCACTGACACCACGGTGCTGGAGCTCTCAAGGGCCTGCAGTTTCATCATGCTCCTCGCCTACGTCGCCTACCTCTTCTTCCAGCTCAAGACGCATCGCCAGCTCTTCGAGCCGCAGGAGATTGAGGGCGgcgatgatgatgaggaagagGCGGTCCTCGGCTTTGGGAGCGCGCTCTTCTGGCTCATCCTCATGACCATCATAATCGCCGTGCTCTCCGAGTACGTTGTCGGCACCATCGAGCCGACCTCGCAGTCGTGGGGTCTCTCGGTGAGCTTCATCAGCATCATCCTGCTCCCCATCGTTGGTAACGCGGCGGAGCACGCCGGAGCCGTGATCTTCGCCCTGAAGAACAAGCTGGACATCACCCTCGGTGTTGCCTTGGGGTCGGCTACCCAGATCTCCATGTTCGTG GTGCCATTGAGTGTCCTTGTCGCTTGGATCATGGGGATTCAGATGGATCTCGACTTCAAGCTGCTAGAGACTGGCTCTCTCTTCATCTCGGTGCTAGTGACGGCCTTCACCCTCCAG GATGGAACGTCACATTACCTCAagggagtcctcctcctcctatgcTACATTGTTATCGGCGCTTGCTTCTTTGTTACGAGACAACCAGCAC ATCACGCGAACGGCAACGGCACGCTGCTGGATGTCCCAACGGGTCCCATGATTGTCCAGGTCGCATAA
- the LOC125544022 gene encoding tRNA (cytosine(38)-C(5))-methyltransferase 2, with translation METPPPWRVLEFYSGIGGMRYALASSGVRAEVVEAFDINDVANDVYEHNFGHRPCQGNIQTLTAGDLDKYQAHAWLLSPPCQPYTRQGLQKHSADARAFSFIKILNLMQNMSFPPQMLFVENVVGFEVSDTHDQLLAVLSTLNFNTQEFILSPLQFGVPYSRPRYFCLAKQESMCFPNPSVNDKLLRTPTCLTLNTTRTQNSYDQNEDDLEVVCNPIRNFLEAQSIGDKECSAIISDFKEADECTPIETASHDYTVPLNLIERWGNAMDIVYPESKRCCCFTKSYYRYVKGTGSVLVTSKNLKPVPKENLEMSSLNELGLRFFTPREVANLHSFPPSFRFPDHISLRQQYAMLGNSLSIAVVAPLLRYLFAEA, from the exons ATGGAGACGCCGCCCCCATGGAGGGTCCTCGAGTTCTACAGCGGTATCGGCGGCATG CGGTACGCCCTTGCGTCGTCGGGCGTTCGAGCGGAGGTGGTGGAGGCCTTTGACATCAACGACGTCGCGAACGACGTCTACGAGCACAACTTCGGCCACCGCCCCTGCCAG GGAAACATTCAAACACTCACTGCTGGTGATCTAGACAAGTACCAGGCACATGCATGGCTCCTTTCTCCTCCATGTCAACCATATACACGGCAAG GACTTCAGAAACATTCAGCTGATGCTCGGGCATTTTCATTTATAAAGATTTTAAACCTTATGCAAAACATGAGCTTTCCTCCACAAATGTTATTTGTGGAAAATGTTGTTGGATTCGAG GTGTCTGATACACATGACCAGTTGCTAGCAGTCCTTTCAACTCTCAATTTCAACACACAAGAATTCATCCTAAGCCCCTTGCAGTTTGGTGTCCCATATTCTAGACCACGCTACTTCTGTTTG GCAAAACAGGAATCTATGTGTTTTCCAAATCCATCAGTCAATGACAAGCTGCTTAGGACACCTACATGCCTAACATTGAACACTACGAGAACTCAGAATAGCTATGATCAGAATGAAGATGATCTGGAAGTAGTATGTAATCCAATAAGAAACTTCCTTGAAGCACAGAGTATTGGAGATAAGGAATGTTCAGCCATCATCTCTGACT TTAAGGAGGCTGATGAATGCACTCCAATTGAAACTGCTTCACATGACTACACAGTTCCACTAAACTTGATTGAACGGTGGGGAAATGCTATGG ATATTGTATACCCTGAATCAAAACGGTGCTGCTGTTTTACTAAAAGTTATTATCGCTATGTGAAGGGCACAGGCTCTGTACTGGTTACATCTAAA AACCTCAAACCAGTTCCAAAAGAGAACCTTGAAATGTCTTCACTGAATGAGTTGGGTCTACGGTTTTTCACCCCTCGAGAG GTCGCAAATTTGCATTCATTTCCCCCGAGTTTCCGTTTTCCGGATCACATAAGCCTCAGACAACA GTATGCCATGCTGGGTAATAGTCTGAGCATAGCGGTTGTGGCTCCTTTGCTGCGCTATCTGTTTGCCGAGGCATAG